Part of the Lolium rigidum isolate FL_2022 chromosome 6, APGP_CSIRO_Lrig_0.1, whole genome shotgun sequence genome, TGCCATGATCCACATACTTTTACTTGTTGCAAACAGTAATGTGCAGTGAAGTTAAACACTCCTAAAAATTATTCTTGGCTGGGAATATTCCTAAAATTATTGATTGAAGAAAAAACAATAATTTACAGTCCAGCTATTGAGCATTACAGAAAATCTTCACTGCACTGAAGTTACAAGTAGGTAATATCACTTCTAGCAATCTGCTATGAGCTACTCCAAAATCTTAGTTGGGATCAGTACACGTGAACAAGCATCATGGATGGATCAATCATCAGAGGTCATGGATTGGAACTACTCCAGTGCAGGACAAGCGCATATAGCTAGATCAGCAGGACAAATCACAAGGCATTAAGTCGGACCTGGCAGACGGCAGAGTCGGCGGAGGGACACCATGCCGGGGAGACCGCCCGAAGCAAACTGCCCCATCGCCTCCGGCTGGACCTAAACAAGGATGTACCGCCGGATGGCGGTGAGGCGAGGGGAAGAGGCGACTTCGTCGGtcggacgaagaggaagaggaggggcgGGGGACGCTTTCCTTCAGGTGAAAACACCGAGGGACCTTTTTGCGAAAACGCCGCCGCGCAGGCGCAGCTTATTTCGGAAATAATAAAGAAAGAAAGCGAAGATAGGAGGCCAGAGGAGGCGAGGCGACCGGTGATGAACTGGCCGAGGGAGGGAGAGATCGGCGGAGGCGTTGGCCGTTTGGGTGTTGGGCGCCCGGCGGCGACCATCTGAATCTGATCCCACCGCGTCCGGCCCGGTTTCCAGATCAGGTGGCTCTGATTCGACAGTTTCCGGCTCGGATCTGAGGTCAGGTACGCAATTTGCCTCCGAATTCGATTACAACTCGCCCAAGCACCAACCACAATAAAGACCCAGTATTTAGAGAGGCCTTACTTATGCTCTGCTTACAAACAGTCGATCGTCGGAGGAAGCAACAAATCGAAGCAGGGATATGGCTAAGCGGGCGCAGGGACAGGACAAGAAGCAGGACAACAAAAGGTCACGGCCTGATCACAAACAGCACCTCTATCTGGTGCTGGATGACTGGGACAGCGGGTTCAGCATCCACAAGATTGACGCCGACCAAGACACTGCTGACCTCCGCCAGCCACCCGTCCTCCGGCTAGTGTCACCTGTACCTGGTAATCCAATGTGCTTCGATGTCCTGGGCAGAAACATCCTCATCGCCACAAACCCACGTTGTGGCAGCGCTCCCACCCTTGTCTATGACACGGAAAGGGCAGGACTCGCCGTCGGCCCTCCTCTCCCAGCTCCACTGCTCGGCGATTTTCACATCTCGGTGGCTGCTGCCGACATGCTATATGCCTTGACATACTACCACAGGAACTCCCTTGAGGTGATGTCATGGGCACCCACTGTTGGCAAGGAGGAGGATCCATGGTCTCCAAGTCCAACCATGGACTGGTCCTGGACAAGTGTGCCCACGCCACCGCCATTCAAGGAGGATGAATGGATCACCTCCTACGCCATGCACCCAGATGGACGCACCATCTTCATGTCCGCGCTCAACAGGTCCAATCTGCGATGCCGGACCTTCTCCTTTGACACCAGGCAATGTGAGTGGAGGTTCCATGGGGGATGGGCCTTGCCTTTCCAGGGCCAAGGCTACTATGACAGCACGCTGGACGCATGGGTTGGCCTCCACAAGGATGGTTACATCTGCTCCTGCCAAGTCGCCTCCCGCAGCGGTACCGAGCAGCCAGACTGGAAAATTGTCAAGGAGAAGAAGTTGTTCCGCAGCGTCCCCATGAGAAAACAAGCAGCCCAAGATGCCACTCTCACCTACATGGGCAACGCCAAGTTTTGCGTTGTGGAGTGTGTGGTGCGTGAGGAAGTGGAGTATGAGGATGCTTTTGGTGATTGTGATGGCTGCATGCTCCTCATAACCAAGTTTGGCCTCAAGTACAGTCATAAGGGAGAACTGCAAACCACCAGCAATCCCACCACCAACTCCTATCGAGTGTCAAAGTATATCACCTCTTTTTCTCCTACAGCATTCTGGATGTAGGACTAGCTGGttagagcacctccagccgttggcgctccccacggccaAACCTGGCGATAAAtaacgccggattggacgaaactttGGCGTGGGGAGACGAACTTCCAGCCGTCTCCCCAGGTAGACCTGGTGTCGACCCACCACGGTGACCAATGGCCTTCTCCGCGTACAAGCCGGACAAGCAAGCTAGGAtcaacatgtgctcctcgtcttgggcggcggctgccatctcttcttcaaaaatctcggcgaacatctgctcctccatgTCATCCGAGTCCATGTCCGcccaggcaaatggacgaacacctgctgGGCGTGGTCGATGAGGCGCGACGCGAGGAGTTGCCCGGCGGCGGAATTAGGCAGACGACACGacggacggcggaatataggctggtgggaggagggacggcggagtgcaggcaaccggccggcggattagcgaggggtggtgccggcggcaagAGAGCTACGAGAGGGGAGGGGGATTTGCGACGAGAAAGTGGTGGGGTTTGCGTGTTAtctcgccgacagagcgggcctgtccccgcttttctctcgcccggagtccccgagcgaccccgggggggcgggggtggcttgggctctccggatggattaagggcctattccgggggaaaacgaggaaccgggggcgcggctgggccgaataacgctgtccggatgaaaaaaacggCTGCCGCGGGCctggtcggggagacggctggaggtgctcttaGTTTGGTTCCCTGATACTATGTATCTTCCCGTTTTCTGGATGTAAAATATGGTTTGCATCAATAAAAAGTTTAcctcttggcttgttgatctattGTTTTACATGTCTGTCCTGGGAAACTTTTAGATGCTGACAGGTTTCACGGCCTAAAATACATGCAATATATCATACGGTACTAAATGTGGAATTGTGGATGACAGGTTCAAATATTTCCCCGAGATAAACAGTAAAAGCATTTTGTCACTGTAACTTGACCAGTAATTTCGTAGGTCTCCTCAGCTTAGCAGTTTTTCTCATTCTAGCATAAAAACAATGCATGACTAAAGTAGTGGGCCTGTGATCATAGCTTTCTCAATGAAAGGTACAACAACATACggtaatcttgcatctatttcctGGATTGATCAATTTGGCAACTAGGTGCCCTAGATCCATGTGTTATTTCAGAATTAGCAGGATGGAACGATCTAATAATCTGCCATTCTGCCTTCATCATAAGATACTATGGATAGATTTGAACCATTATGCCTATAACACAAGCCATCTGCTCTCCTGTGCAACGACACTCTTGTCAGGTTAGCACCGATACATAGGTTCACTGAGACCTTTATCTGCTACCTTTTCTGCCCAGGCATATATATTTTACATCTTGATGGAACCCTACATTTCAACTGGCTTTGCTAAGAACAAGAATACCACCCATTAAAATGCAGAGCATAACATGTATACTGCCAAGAGTGCCAAGTATGTGGTACCCTTTTGCTCTTGGAGCTGCCTTTTAGGTAAAGAAAAGCAATTGGAACTGCCATAATATCCAGTTATTCACATGCCATAAGTTCGGGAGAAAAAAAGGTTGTTCATATGATGTGGCAGGTTCATTTGCAAAACATCTGCTACTTTGCAATGTACTGAAGCATAAAGTAATTCCAAGAGAAGCATGCTGTCTTGAAATTGCGACAATGTAGCCTAACAGGTACAGGCTTTTGCTGATTTGGAAATAATAACTTCTGTCTATGTCTTCTTTGGTATTCTTTTCATGATTGCATACGCAGGTTCATATCTTAGCGCAGTGTGTCATTTATTTTAGACCAAAAGCTTCATATTTTTAGTCTCTTGATTGcaattacatgaagaaaatagaACAACATCAATATATAGAACCAGAGTTGGTGAATGCTCGCAAACAGACAACATACTGAATTTCCACATAGTAAAAGTGAGGTTAATGCCAAAAACTTGTAAAGCTGTTTCCGAAGCAGAAGGGAAGAAAGTGTACATATATACATTATTTTCAGAACAAATCTTGAGTGCTACAGTAGGTTATGTGAATGTGAGCAGtcattcacatcttcagattcttCAGGTAACCAGCGCCTGAGCCTTTCCTACATCAGATATGAGCTCTGGGTGGGTAAGGATACAAGATTTTCTGGTAAATTGTGGTGAAAGAGGAGTCATTCACATTCATAAATGCTTCAGGTCATCTGTGAGCCCTTTGTACATCAGGGAGAAGGTCTGGGTGGGACTGAGCATGCAAATCTACTGAATTGTGGTGAAAAGAGGAGTTCACATCCTCAGATGCTTCAGGTAACCTGCATCAGAAAGAGCTTTTTGCACATCAGGTAGGAGGTCTGGGTGGGTCGCCGGGAGGATGTAGAGCAAAAAACCTTGCAGTAACATTGCCGGGTGTTCCCAGCAATTTCGGACAAGCTTCACCAGGCCCTTCACATTTGGCTCATACCAGGTTCTTCTCCCGAAATGGTCCGTCCAGATGAAAGCTTCCCACAGAAGGGAGCACTCGAAGTACCTTAGATTCCAGGTAGTGTGTTTCGTCCTCTTCTTGGAGTGAACCATATTCCAGAAGTCGGTGTTTTTATCTTTATCGAACTCTAGGAAGGAATGGTACATGGATTGGAAAGCGCCAAAAGCAGCTGTATCATCCATCATGAATATGTGGTTCACAATCTGTTCCGAAAGCCAGTATCCAGTTCCCTTTGAGATCACCTCGAGCCATTTGAAGACATCCAATGGAATAGGATTTCCACAGTACAGCCTCTTGATCATCGTGACAAAACTGCCATAGTCAAGATTTCCGCCATCTTTGGTGTATGGTTGTATGTGTAGCTGGTCCAGAATTTCCAGCATCACTGTATTGTCTGCCAACAAAATTATGAACATTGCAGCATCCAAGTGCCCATCCAAAGTCCTATTGTTCCTGTGAAGGCTTGCAAGCTGTGCAAAGCAGTGTATGAGTATCAGTTTGGGGCCGTTACTAGAATCAAATTGTCATGACCGTTAGgctttgtttggtactagtgtttcagtggggattagtggggataatactctagagtattgggtgaatcactGCTGTCATTCAATCCCCgcaaaaccccatccccaatccactaggtaggggtagagtattgaggattgaaaaaattacactaaaatttgggggataagtggggataagtggggattaaactctctcatactctagcactaaacatgcattggggataagtggggatttaaagtttggagcggattatcccgctaatccccactaaaactctagtaccaaacaaggtctTACAGGGTCTGGCTAAAACTCTAGCAAGGTCTTACAGGGTCTGGCGACGCCTTAGGCCTTGTTCGTTTTGCTTGGAAAGAATCCAGACGTGGAACTGATCCATGCTTGG contains:
- the LOC124661893 gene encoding uncharacterized protein LOC124661893 translates to MAKRAQGQDKKQDNKRSRPDHKQHLYLVLDDWDSGFSIHKIDADQDTADLRQPPVLRLVSPVPGNPMCFDVLGRNILIATNPRCGSAPTLVYDTERAGLAVGPPLPAPLLGDFHISVAAADMLYALTYYHRNSLEVMSWAPTVGKEEDPWSPSPTMDWSWTSVPTPPPFKEDEWITSYAMHPDGRTIFMSALNRSNLRCRTFSFDTRQCEWRFHGGWALPFQGQGYYDSTLDAWVGLHKDGYICSCQVASRSGTEQPDWKIVKEKKLFRSVPMRKQAAQDATLTYMGNAKFCVVECVVREEVEYEDAFGDCDGCMLLITKFGLKYSHKGELQTTSNPTTNSYRVSKYITSFSPTAFWM